The Salicibibacter halophilus DNA window ATGCTGAATCCTCGGGAAACCCAGAGGAAATCGAGGCATTGCAATCAGAATTGGAAGAGTGGCAAAATAAGGTGCAGCGCATCCAGGCAGATTACGATAATTTTCGAAAACGCAGCCGTTCGGAAAAAGAAACAGCGGCAGCGTTTCGCTCCCAACCATTGATGGAAGCTCTCCTGCCTGTGCTTGATAATTTCAAGCGAGCCCTTGACTCGGATGTGGATAATGCTTCCGCCGAGGGGTTTTATAAAGGCATACAGATGGTTTATCGACAATTTTGGGAGGCGCTTGAATCGGATGGTTTAGAAGAAATTCCGACGGAAGGCGAAACCTTTGATCCCAACATGCATCAAGCAGTGATGCAAGTGGAGGAAGAAGGGTTTGAATCCAATCAAATCGTGGAAGAACTGCAGAAGGGATACAAACTGAAAACACGCGTTATCCGGCCAGCCATGGTTAAGGTTAACGCT harbors:
- the grpE gene encoding nucleotide exchange factor GrpE translates to MSEKENDHQSDEDVEIIDPDNENISSSSVDEDAESSGNPEEIEALQSELEEWQNKVQRIQADYDNFRKRSRSEKETAAAFRSQPLMEALLPVLDNFKRALDSDVDNASAEGFYKGIQMVYRQFWEALESDGLEEIPTEGETFDPNMHQAVMQVEEEGFESNQIVEELQKGYKLKTRVIRPAMVKVNA